In Erigeron canadensis isolate Cc75 chromosome 6, C_canadensis_v1, whole genome shotgun sequence, the following are encoded in one genomic region:
- the LOC122604926 gene encoding uncharacterized protein LOC122604926 gives MRKRLRLSQNPSDQHHFNPDDIVSRMPDEILVYILSRLPLVDAAVTSQLSRRWRYMWCQTLKLDREDDYKMYVIKCLRVLILKCVNVNDEAIGKILRNCPVLEHLRICNSGQLVNVNVSGPALALTKLEIQSCFQLQSVEIYDSNLVWFEYLGIAIDIKLHNNPRLKTISIGEGYNGIQKNTFQQISCVKYLEVLEFHIFHPKKDTDLISFPELPTVKKLSMIVGANNDDSLLALTWWVKLCPNLQKCTIQLKWTWKRVRIERQIQKWVKHTHHHLEVVEIIGFHGGIGDLELALYFYESCIALKKIVIDPTYQLLEKRGPVGSITDELQENKARFAAHLLLHNRIAGDKLVIV, from the exons ATGAGAAAAAGGTTACGCCTTTCACAAAACCCG AGCGATCAACATCACTTCAATCCGGATGATATTGTAAGCAGAATGCCGGATGAAATTCTGGTTTATATTCTGTCCAGATTGCCTCTTGTAGATGCAGCTGTCACCAGCCAGCTATCAAGAAGATGGAGGTACATGTGGTGCCAAACACTTAAATTAGATCGTGAGGATGACTACAAAATGTATGTGATAAAATGTCTTAGAGTTCTCATCTTGAAGTGTGTTAACGTCAATGATGAAGCCATTGGAAAAATTCTGAGGAATTGTCCGGTTCTTGAACATCTTCGCATTTGTAACTCAGGCCAGTTGGTGAATGTTAATGTCAGTGGGCCAGCGCTTGCGCTAACTAAACTTGAGATACAATCCTGCTTCCAACTTCAGTCCGTCGAAATATATGATTCAAACCTTGTTTGGTTTGAGTACTTGGGTATAGCAATAGATATAAAACTCCATAATAATCCAAGACTTAAAACGATATCTATTGGTGAAGGATATAATGGGATACAAAAAAATACGTTCCAACAGATATCTTGTGTCAAGTACCTTGAGGTTCTTGAATTCCacatttttcatccaaag AAAGATACGGACCTTATTTCTTTCCCCGAGCTGCCTACAGTGAAGAAATTGTCAATGATAGTAGGAGCAAATAATGATGATAGTCTCCTTGCGTTGACTTGGTGGGTAAAACTATGCCCAAACTTGCAGAAATGTACAATCCAG CTGAAATGGACATGGAAACGTGTGAGGATCGAAAGGCAAATACAGAAGTGGGTTAAGCATACCCATCATCACCTCGAGGTGGTGGAAATAATTGGGTTTCATGGGGGTATCGGTGACCTTGAACTGGCTTTATATTTCTATGAAAGTTGTATTGCACTGAAGAAGATCGTGATTGATCCTACTTATCAGCTTCTTGAAAAGCGGGGGCCCGTTGGCAGCATAACTGATGAATTGCAAGAGAATAAAGCTAGATTTGCTGCACACCTTTTGCTGCACAATAGAATAGCTGGTGATAAATTGGTTATAGTTTAA